The genomic stretch ttgcttcttatatgccccccactggggacctggcctgcaacccacccatgtgccctgactgggaatggaacctgggaccctttggtttgcaggccaccactcaatccactgaaccacaccagccagggctattatgtcaatttttataatttcctgcTGAAAAACTCTAtcttggcttttatttatttcagcattATGAACATaggggctttttaaaatattttttttatttattgatgagaaagagagagagaaagcaagaaaacgtgtttgttgctttcagttacttatgcattcactggttgcttcttgtatgtgccctcactggagattgaactcacaaccctgGCATTTCAGGACAATGccctaaccaactaagctacccagccagagctttAATAGTCTGTTTTTGATAATTTCTTGATAACATGCCTTGTGGGGTCTGTTTTTGTTGTCtgtttcttttgaatttgtttccTTGTGTGTCCAGTTATTTCTGACTGCGCTGGACAGAGTTGCCTAAATCATCACATGTCTTCCACATTCCAATTACTTCTATGAATTCTTTTGTTCACTTATTATTTTGTGAGCTCTTTGATgcttaacaatttaaaaaatactattttatccagcattttaattaattttcagcAGGTAGGTTGGTTCTTGCTGTATTCctagttgatttttatttgttttaaacctTTTATCTTGTATTCCTCTCCACTTTCCTCTACCCCAAGTCTGGACTGTTAATTCCTTAAGGCCAGGGCTTGTGTCTTAATCACTGTTTTATCTTTAGTGTCAGGCAAATGAGTGGTCTTAGAAAATGCGTACTGATAGTTCGACACTACAGATGAGGTGGGTGGGTGACCAGTTGGGAAAGACTCTGGTGATTCTTCTGATTCACTCCCCACAGCTTTTCCTTTACTTAGAGAAAAACTTCCCAATGTGGGCCAGGCGCGCAGAGTCTAGTGGAACATCTCACCCTGATACTTTTCCTTCCATTCCCATCTTTCTGGAGACAGAAGGAACTTCAGGAACAGGGGGAGATCAGAGTCGTCCAGCTAGGCTTCGACCTGGATGCCCATGGGATCATTCTCACCGAGGACTACAAGACCAGGGTGCGTGCGACTGTGTGTGTCACGGGGCGTGGGGTGGGCCGGCAGGAGACTGgggaaaggaagtaaaaagaaaagaggccGTTCTCCCACTCCACAGCTCACAGAGGGCACAGGACAGGGCTCTGCTAAATAGTAAtatgagggaggagggggaggaaaggtaTGAAAGCTGGAAGGAACTCAGCAGAAGGGAATCTGCCTCCCACCTGCAGGTAAATGTCCTGGGAAGGAGgccactggggggtgggggaggggccacacCAATCTCTCATCTCTGGTTCCAGGTCCTCAAGACCTGCAGTGGGCGATCATATGCTGGGGCTGTGCAGAAGTTTCTGGCTTCGGTGCTTCCAGCCTGTAGGGACCTTAGCTTCCAGCAGGACCAAATGACGCAGACCTTTGGcttcacagacacagagatcacGTGAGACTTGGGGACTTGGGGAACCAATCAAATCGGGTATCTGgcacctccctgcctcctcccatccagccttgtccttttccttttgctaAACCTGCCCAAAaggtttactttcttttttttaattttagtaaaatgaTCTAAATTTTTATTACTCCCCCCAGGTAAGACACCTGTCTTACCTAGGGCCTTGGAAAGAGCCCTAGGATTAAAATTCAGGCCATCTGGGTGGCTAATCAGACGCATCTAGAGGCCTGTAGGGACCACAAATGCCTGATGTGAATCTTGCTGATATTAAGAACAGGAGTGGTAGGAGCTAAAGCACTCACTTTCAAAAGAACAACAACCAGGCGTGGGTGAGATGAAATTATCAGTGCAGGGCTGATATCAATGTCCCTGGCTCGGGCTCCCTGTTTCGTAACCCACAGTGCATGTGAAGGCGTTTTCTGAATTTCTCAGTGGATGTGGGAGGAGCTGTGGTGAAGTATGCGTAGTCAGTGGGAGGAGCACAGAAAAAAGACCCTTGTTTCTGGTGGGACTGAGGGTGTCAGGGcttgtggtcagggaaggcttctgagAGCAGTTTTAGGGAACTAGCAGTGGGTAaagagtgggggaagggcagtTGGGCAGGTGAATGGGATCGGAGAactgctgggtggggtggggtatcTGTTATCCGGTCCCTTTGCCGGGTTGCTTGTGTTTCTGAAGACAGAGTCCAAACATAAGCagacagggaggagagaggattCTCAGAGCCAAGGCCTCATCTTTCCTGGCTTCCCACCTGCTTAGGCAGCTGGTGAACGCTGGAATCTTCACCGTCCGAGATGCTGGGAGTTGGTGGCTGGCTGTTCCTGGAGCTGGGAGATTCATTAAGTATTTTGTTAAAGGTATCCTGTCTGCAACTCCAGCCCTCAGCCCCTCAAAAACACCTTTCAGTCGCTTCTCTGGCCTGCAGGCCTTACTCTGCACTCCTGTGCCATCTCTCCTCCAGGGCGCCAGGCTGTCCTTGGCATGATCCGGAAGGCCAAGTACCGGGAGCTACTCCTTTCAGAGCTCCTGGGCCGGCGGGTGCCTGCCTCGGTGAAACTGGGTCTCGCCTACCACGTGCATGACCTCATTGGGGCCCAGCTGGTGGACTGGTGAGTCTTGCCTCCAGCTTCTAGCAGTTGGCAGAGCAATGACCCAAAGCGTAGTTGGGTTTCCTCCCCACTGTTGCTTTCCTCACTAGGGAAGCCCAGCTCTTCTCTCCCCTGGAACCCGGGAACATCCCTGGCCAAGGTCTGAGTTCTCCCCAGACCTTGGGCCTACGCATCTGGATCCCACCGTGTCTTTCTCTTGTGCAGTGTCTCCACCACTTCTGGAACCCTCCTGCGCCTGCCGGAGACGTGAGGATTCCACTCATCGTGGCAGACCTCCCTGCAGTGGAGCAAGAGGGGCCCGGGAGTGTTGCCCAGTGGTGGCCGAGACAGGGTCACCTTGCAAAGCTTGGGGCTAGGACCGTGAGTTTTGGACTCAAGAGTGTGATGTCAGACGTGACTGCTGCTGTTAACCTGGGCTCGGAGCCAGTCGTGGGGTCTGGGTGGTGCTGCTCTGCCCTTCCGTGGAAGTGGAGTCAGAAGACGTGCCAAGGCCATGGCCGCTGCCTTTCGTGCTGCTGTTAACTGTCCCGGGCTAGGAAGGTGGGGTTTCCGaggaggctggtgggggagggcagggttcTCTTCCCTACATGCTGGGTTGAAGCTGCCAAATAAAGTGTTTCTGATGGTGCTGTTTCCTGGGTGTCTTGTGTAATGTGCTGTGTGTTTCTTGTTTTGGGGTAGAGGTAAGGCCACACTTGGGCCTAACCTGTGCCTCATTGTTCGGAGGGGAAAAGGGGTGTTGAGGTCAGTTTTCCCTGTGGGGTGGTGAGGGTGTGCCTGATCTAAAGCACAGAGTTTCTGTCGGGGCCTGCAAAGAGCAAAGGCCTGATGTAGTGCAGTTTTTGTGGGTCATGGAAGAGGCCAGTGTCTCCTCCCATTGTGGTGTTAGGGCCAGGACAAGGAGCCTCATTTCTCCAGCTGTGCGCTGTGCCCTCCGATACTGAGCACGTTCGAGCAGTCACCCAGGTATGCCCCGTAGGGGTGCCCAGGGTACGGGGATGAGATGGGTTAACAGGGAGGGCATGACTCTGGGCTGTGATTTCCTGATTCCCCCAGAGACCCAGGTGGCTGGGGGTGTCCACCCCCAACACTGGGCTTGGGGCCAGTTGCATTTCTGGGCTGTCATGTGGTTTCCCGgcttggctgggctgggggaggagcaaGGTCCAGACTCAACCCTGCTTCAAACACGAGGCTGACCAGAAAggagcagacagacagacgtGTTTGATCCCTCTTGGGTCTTCCAGCCATGAGGCTCCTCTGGGGGCTGATCTGGGCGT from Phyllostomus discolor isolate MPI-MPIP mPhyDis1 chromosome 4, mPhyDis1.pri.v3, whole genome shotgun sequence encodes the following:
- the STK19 gene encoding serine/threonine-protein kinase 19 isoform X2, which gives rise to MSRKRLHLVPETLGLKRRREPGHAEGDPLRGEAGSARAAVAELVRLFPRGLFEDALPPIALRSQVYSLVPDRTAADRQLKELQEQGEIRVVQLGFDLDAHGIILTEDYKTRVLKTCSGRSYAGAVQKFLASVLPACRDLSFQQDQMTQTFGFTDTEITQLVNAGIFTVRDAGSWWLAVPGAGRFIKYFVKGRQAVLGMIRKAKYRELLLSELLGRRVPASVKLGLAYHVHDLIGAQLVDCVSTTSGTLLRLPET
- the STK19 gene encoding serine/threonine-protein kinase 19 isoform X1, producing MSRKRLHLVPETLGLKRRREPGHAEGDPLRGEAVHVPVTRPLRPGSARAAVAELVRLFPRGLFEDALPPIALRSQVYSLVPDRTAADRQLKELQEQGEIRVVQLGFDLDAHGIILTEDYKTRVLKTCSGRSYAGAVQKFLASVLPACRDLSFQQDQMTQTFGFTDTEITQLVNAGIFTVRDAGSWWLAVPGAGRFIKYFVKGRQAVLGMIRKAKYRELLLSELLGRRVPASVKLGLAYHVHDLIGAQLVDCVSTTSGTLLRLPET